One window of Sphingomonas paeninsulae genomic DNA carries:
- a CDS encoding helix-turn-helix domain-containing protein, with the protein MTATVLRPRDRLSVRIPVAAEMLGIGRTKLYELIGAGEFDVIKIGKATLIKVRSLEAFVGKQRASSEGNQPNTPRRRGRPKTSFIDLAG; encoded by the coding sequence TCGTTTGTCGGTGCGCATTCCCGTGGCCGCTGAAATGCTTGGGATCGGCAGAACCAAACTCTACGAACTGATCGGTGCCGGAGAATTCGATGTAATCAAGATCGGAAAAGCGACGTTAATTAAAGTCCGCAGCCTGGAAGCCTTCGTCGGAAAGCAACGCGCCAGCAGCGAGGGAAATCAACCAAACACTCCGCGGCGGCGTGGGCGTCCGAAAACCAGCTTCATTGATCTTGCGGGTTAG